A single region of the Zootoca vivipara chromosome 2, rZooViv1.1, whole genome shotgun sequence genome encodes:
- the LOC132591665 gene encoding oocyte zinc finger protein XlCOF6-like yields MEEATRNLGRHFNANNEEAIKKPFKCMECGKSFSASGNLRNHQRTHTGEKPFKCIQCGKSFSASGNLRNHQRTHTGEKPFKCIQCGKSFSASRNLRNHQRTHTGEKPFKCIECGKSFSRSGDLRIHQQTHTGEKPFKCMECGKSFSQSGELRRHQRTHTGEKPFNCTECGKSFSRSGHLRVHQRTHTGEKPFKCMECGKSFSRSGYLKIHQRSHTGEKPFECMECGRSFAIIGNLRRHQREHTGDKPFKCMECGKSFSQSGELRTHQRTHTGEKPFKCMECGKSFSQSENLRIHQRTHTGDKPFECMECGKSFTTSGNLRIHQRTHTGDKPFECMECGKSFTTSGNLRNHQRTHTEEKPFKCMECGKNFTTIGNLRQHQPTHTGEKPFKCMECGKSFTIIRNLTRHQREHTGEKPFKCMECGTSFSQSGYLRIHQRTHTGEKPFKCMECGTSFSRSGTLRIHQRTHTGEKPFKCMECGKCFCRGGQLNSHHRTHTGEMPFECMECGRSFTYSGTLRIHQRTHTGEKPFKCMECGKSFSQSGSLTKHQQIHTGEKPCKSYGSGLRFSCSGSLTNHLKTLRGKSCKSGNSTSHELTQRREMV; encoded by the coding sequence atggaggaggCCACCAGAAATCTGGGGAggcatttcaatgcaaataacgaagaagccattaaaaaaccatttaaatgcatggagtgcggaaagagcttcagtgcgagtggaaaccttagaaaccatcaacggactcacacgggggagaaaccattcaaatgtattcagtgtggaaagagcttcagtgcgagtggaaaccttagaaaccatcaacggactcacacgggggagaaaccattcaaatgtattcagtgcggaaagagcttcagtgcgaGTCGAAACCTTAGgaaccatcaacggactcacacgggggagaaaccatttaaatgtattgagtgtggaaagagcttcagtcggagtggagatcttagaattcatcaacaaactcacacgggagagaaaccatttaaatgcatggagtgtggaaagagcttcagtcagagtggagaactAAGAAggcatcaacggactcacacaggggagaaaccatttaattgtaccgagtgtggaaagagcttcagtaggagtggacaccttagagttcatcaacgaactcacacgggggagaaaccatttaaatgcatggagtgtggaaagagcttcagtaggagtggataccttaaaattcatcaacggagtcacacgggggagaaaccttttgaatgcatggagtgtggaaggagcttcgcTATTattggaaaccttagaagacatcagcgGGAACACACtggggataaaccatttaaatgcatggagtgtggaaagagcttcagtcagagtggagaactAAGAACCCATCaaaggactcacacaggggagaaaccatttaaatgtatggagtgtggaaagagcttcagtcagagtgaaaaccttagaattcatcaacggactcacacaggggacaaaccatttgaatgcatggagtgtggaaaaagcttcactactagtggaaaccttagaattcatcaacggactcacacaggggacaaaccatttgaatgcatggagtgtggaaaaagcttcactactagtggaaaccttagaaaccatcaacggactcacacagaggagaaaccatttaaatgtatggagtgcggaaagaacTTCACTACTATTGGAAACCTTAGACAACATCAACCgactcacacgggagagaaaccatttaaatgcatggaatgtggaaagagcttcactattaTTAGAAACCTTACAAGACATCAACGGgaacacactggggagaaaccatttaaatgtatggagtgtggaacgagcttcagtcaaagtgggtaccttagaattcatcaacggactcacacgggggagaaaccatttaaatgtatggagtgtggaacgagcttcagtcggagtggaacactaagaattcatcaacggactcacacgggggagaaaccatttaaatgcatggaatgcggAAAGTGCTTCTGTAGAGGTGGGCAACTGAATTCACATCATCGAACACACACAGGAGAGAtgccatttgaatgtatggagtgtggaaggagcttcacttatagtggaacactaagaattcatcaacggactcacacaggggaaaaaccattcaaatgcatggagtgtggaaagagcttcagtcagagtggaagtcttacaaaacatcaacaaattcatactggggagaaaccatgtaAGTCCTACGGAAGTGGATTGAGGTTCAGTTGTAGTGGAAGTCTTACAAACCACCTAAAGACTCTGAGGGGTAAGAGCTGTAAGAGTGGAAACTCTACAAGCCATGAATTAACTCAAagaagggaaatggtttaa